CGCTCGCTGCGGAGGCCGCACCAGCGGCGGCATCGAGCGGTGTCAGCCTGGCGTCGGGACCGATCGACCACATCGACCTCGCGCGACCGGAACTGGTGCTCGGTGGCCAGCGCTACACCTGGGATCCTGCCCGGCTGCGGATGACGGAAGCCGGGGCGGACGTGGACATCTCGTCGTTGCGGTCTGGGCAGTGGGTTTCTGTCCAGTGGGAGCCGGGCCCGGGGGGCTACCGGCGCATCCGCGCCATCCGGATGGCGACCGTGCGATGAACCGGCTTCACCGCACCATGCCGTCTGCCGCGCTGCGCCGAGTGCGCGGCTTCACGTTGGTCGAGATGATGATCGTCATCGCCGTGATCGGCATCCTGACCGCGGTGGCGCTGCCGTCCTATCGCCAGCATGTGGCCAATTCGAGGCGTGCCGATGCGCGTGCGGCAATCCTCTCGCTCGCACAGGTGATGGAACGCTGGTACACCGAGCGCGGCACCTACGTCGGTGCCACCGTCGGCGCTTCGGGCATCTACCCCAGTGCCTCGCCGCAGGGCTACTACACGATGAGCATCACGGCGCAGGACGCCACCACCTTCACGGTCCGGGCGGCACCGACCGGCGCCCAGACGGGGGACGCCTGCGGCAGCTACACCTACACCCAGGCCGGTACGCGCGGCGTCACGGGCGGGAGCCGGACCGTGGCGCAGTGCTGGTGAGCGATCGCGCCAGGCGCGCCAGCGCCCGCGGGCCCTCACACCGGCTTGCGGCGTGACCTGGCGGCAGTGGTCTTCGTGGCGGCCAGCCGCTTCGTGCCGACCATGACCGCAGGCGTCTGTGCTGGCGCCAGCACGTGGCTGCTCAACCAAGCCTGGAATTCCTCGTACCACAGCCGGCTGTTGGCCGGCTTGAGCACCCAGTGGTTCTCATCCGGGAACCAGAGCAGCCGGGCGTCCACCCGCCGTGCCTTGAGGGTGTTGTAGTAGGCCAGCCCCTGGGCGTCGGGCACGCGGTAGTCGAGCGCGCCGTGGATCACCAGCGTGGGCGTGCTCATGTGGCCGGCGCGGCTGTGCGGGCTCTGCGCGGCGATGCGCGCCGGGTCGTCCCAGTACCAGGCGCCCAGCTCCTTGGCGTACCAGTCGTAGGCGTCGTCGGCGAACATCGCCGTCCAGTCGAAGCAGCCGGCGTGGCAGACGTAGGCGGCGTAGCGCCCTGCCGGCACGTGGCCGTTCATCCAGGCCACCATGTAGCCGCCGTAGCTGCCGCCGGTGGCGTACAGGCGCTGGGGGTCGGCCCAGGGCTGGGCGAGCAGCCAGTCGCTGGCGGCCTCGATGTCCTGCAGCTCCAACTCGCCCCAGCGGTGCGTGATGCTGTCGGCAAAGGCGTGGCCGAAGCCGCTGGAGCCGTGGTAGTTCACGCAGGCCACCACCTGGCCGGCAGCGGCCAGCAGGTGGTGGTTCCAGCGCCAGTGCCAGTTGTCGCCAAAGGCCGCATGGGGTCCACCGTGGATGGTGTGCACCACCGGCCAGCGCCGTGCCGGGTCGAAATCCGGCGGGAAGACCAGTCGCACCTGCACCGCATCGCCCCGCGCACCGGTGACCTGCAGCACCTCGTTGCGGCCCAGCGCCAGGCGGGCGAGCAGGGCGTCGTTGAAGGCCTCGATGCGCCGAGGTGGCTCGCCCGGCAGCAGCGCCAAGATCTGCGGCGGGTGGTCGAGCGTGTCCAGCGCCAGCGCCACCGTGCCGGCCACCTTGTCGAAGCCGCCCACCCAGCCGCCCGCATGGACCCGCTCGGCGCGCTGGTCAGGCAGGTCGAAGCGCCAGAGGTGGCGCGCTCCGCGCTCCTCGGCGCCAAACAGCAGCGCCTGCCCGTCGTCCTCCCAGTGCAGCGGGGCCTCGACGTCATGGTCCCAGGCCGCGCTCTCGACCTGCCAGCGCCCGCTCTCGCGCTCCCACACCGCGAGCTGCTGCGGCATGGTGTGCTTGATGCCCTGGTGGCTGGCGATGAAGGCGACGCGCTCGCTGCCGTCGGCCGCTGCCGGGCTGTAGCGCGGTGAATGGCAGTCCCAGGCCTCGTCCTGCACGATGGCCCGCGGCGCACCGGCCAGACGGGCGCCGTCCAGCTCGATCTCGTAGAGCGCCTGGCGGCCGTCGATGCGCTTTTCCGGCGCCGGGTTGAAGGCGAAGACGATGCGCCGCCCGTCGGGCGAGATGTCGAAGCCGCTGGCGGTCGGCTCGGTGCGGCTGAGCTCGCAGGGCGTGCCCTCGAACAGGTCGGTGACGCTGCCGTCGTCGAGGTTCAGCAGGTGCAGGTGTGGCACGCGATCCTGCGGCAGATGGTGGTCCCAGAAGCGGTAGAGCGGCTCGCTGGTGACGTAGCCACTCGTCTTCCGATCCTTCCAGGCCTGGTGGCGCCGGGCCTGGGCCTCGCTGCCGCGCTCGTCCGGCCAGACCCAGGCGATGAAGGCGATGCGCCGCCCGTCCGGGAACCACTTGAAGGCCTCGATGCCGCCGGCCCGGCTCGTGACGCGCCGGGCCTCGCCGCCGTCGGGGGCGATCAGGTAGAGCTGCGCCTCCTCGTCCTTGCTGCCTTCCTGCTCGCGCCGGGACAGGAAGGCGATGCGGTCCCCGCGTGGGCTCCAGGCCGGCTCGGTGTCCTTGTCGCCGCTGGTCAGCGCCCGCGGGGCGCCGCCGAGGGTGGACAGCAGCCACAGCCGGGTGCGGCCCAGGTTCTCGTCCATCGAGAAGCGCTGCACCGCGACCACCGCCTGCGCGCCGTCCGGGCTCAGGCTGGGCGGGCCCACGCGCTCCATCTGCCAGAGGTCGTTCACCGTGATCGGCTGCCTCGCGGGTGGGCTGGCTGCGGGGCCACCGGCCGGGGCGGCGTCGGTGTCCGCAGGGGGGGCGGTGGCGGTGGCGGTGGCGCCGGTCGGCGCGCGCGGCGAACGCTTGCGGGTGGCCATGGATCGGCTCCTCTGGGTGTGCGTGACCCGTTGTCAGGGTGTTGTCCTGCCGCGCCGGCCCCAACCGCTGCCGCCGGGCTGGTGAGGATGATAGTGCGCAGGAACGCGCTCTCGGTGGCCGCCGCGCTACCGGCCTGCGCAGCAGGCCTTCAGCGTGGGCGCGCCAGCTGCCACTCCAGATGGGCGCGGATCTCCGGCCACTCACCGGCGGTGACGCTGTACATCACCGTGTCGCGCACCGTGCCGTCGCGGCGCAGCGCGTGGTGGCGGATCACGCCGTCACGCTTGGCGCCCAGGCGCTCGATGGCGCGCTGGCTGGCGAAGTTGAAGTGGTCGGTGCGCCAGCCGACCACCTTCGCGCCCAGGGTGTCGAAGGCATGCTGCATCAGCAGCAGCTTGCAGGTGGTGTTGGCGGCGCTGCGCTGGCGGCTGCGGGCATACCAGGTCCAGCCGATCTCCAGGCGATCGAGCGCCGGCACGATGTCGTGGAAGCTGGTGCAGCCGATCACCTCGCCGCTGGCGCTGTCCAGCACCGCGAAGGGCAGCCGCGATCCCTCGGCCTGCATCTTCAGCGCCTGCTCGATGTAGGCACGCGTCTGCGCCGGCTCGGGCACCGAGGTGACGCGGATCGTCCAGAGCTCGCCATCGGCGGCGGCGGCACACAGGCCGGCCTCGTGTTCCAGCGCCAGCGGCACCAGGCGCACGGGGGCGCGTTCGAGCGTGACGGGGCGGACGTCGATCATCCCGGCAGCCCGTCCGATCAGGGCTCGCGGCGCCGCAACAGCTTGCGCGCCAGGCCGCGGCCCACGCCGGCGCCCAGGCCAACCAGCAGGATGCCGGCCACCGAGGCCGTGCCCCAGCCCGATTCGCTCATGAAGTCCAGCCCCAGGGAGCGCGCGATCAGCCCGCCCGCCAGCGCGCCGGCGACGAAGCCCAGTGCATCGACCAGGCCCTCGGCCAGCGCATTCTTGATCTGGGCGTCCATGCTCAGCTCCTGTCCCGGGTCCCCGCCGTCAGCGGTTGCGGCTCTGCATGAAGACCAGCTTCTCGAACAGCGTCAGGTCCTGCTCGTTCTTCAGCAGCGCACCCACCAGCGGCGGCACGCTGACCTTCTCGTCGCGGCTGTGCAGCGCCTCGGCCGGGATGTCCTCGGCCACCAGCAGCTTGAGCCAGTCGAGCAGCTCGGAGGTGCTGGGCTTCTTCTTCAGGCCGGGCAGGTTGCGCACGTCGTAGAAGTTCTTCAGCGCGGCGGCGAGCAGTTCCTTCTTCAGGTCCGGGAAGTGCACGTCGACGATGCGCTGCATCGTGTCCGCATCCGGGAACTTGATGTAGTGGAAGAAGCAGCGGCGCAGGAAGGCGTCGGGCAGCTCCTTCTCGTTGTTGGAGGTGATGAACACCAGCGGCCGGTGCTTGGCCCGGACCAGCTCGCGCGTCTCATAGACGTAGAACTCCATGCGGTCGAGTTCACGCAGCAGGTCGTTGGGGAACTCGATGTCGGCCTTGTCGATCTCGTCGATCAGCAGCGCCACCGGCCGGTCGGTGGTGAAGGCCTGCCAGAGCGTGCCCTTGACGATGTAATTGCGGATGTCGCGCACCTTCTCGGCGCTGTCGGCGTCCGAGAGCTGGCTGTCGCGCAGGCGGCTGACCGCGTCGTACTCGTACAGGCCCTGCTGCGCCTTGGTGGTGCTCTTGATGTGCCACTGCAGCAGCGGCAGGCCCAGCGCGGTGGCGACCTCCTCGGCCAGCATGGTCTTGCCGGTGCCGGGCTCGCCCTTGACCAGCAGCGGGCGTTGGAGGGTGATGGCGGCGTTGACCGCGAGCATCAGGTCCTGGGTGGCGACGTATTGGTCGGATCCGGTGAACTTCATGCGCTGCAGCAGGTGAGGTGGACGGGCCGACCCAGTATATCGGCGTGCGCTGCGGCGCGCCGCCGCCGCCCGGATCAGGCCCGGTGCAGCGAATCGGCGTGTTGATGCGACGCGAGCTCGGCGTAGGCCACGAGCCGCAGTTTGCCGGCGGACTTGCCGGCGTACATGGCGGCGTCGGCCTCGCGCATCCAGGCGTTCGCGTCACGCACCGGGCCGCTGGCCAGGCTGTATCCGACCGTTCCTCCGATGCGGCGCAGTTGGCCGCCGGCCAGCAGGAGCGGCTGCTCGAACTGCGCCAGCAACTTGCAGCCGACGGCGGCAGCATCGGCCGGGGTGTTCAGCCCGGTGGCCAGCACCACGAACTCGTCGCCACCGATGCGCGCCACCAGATCGCCGGCGCGCGTGGCCCCCTTGAGCCGCTGTGCCAGCGTGGTGAGCACCGCGTCACCGGCCTCGTGGCCGAGTTGGTCATTGATCTGCTTGAAGCCGTCCAGGTCCAGCAAGAACAGGGCCTTCAGCGGCGCGCGGCCATCGGCACGCGGACCGTCGCCGATGCCCGCAGCGAGGACACGTTCGAGTCCGCGCCGATTGGCCAGCCCCGTCAGCGGGTCGGTGTGCGCCAGCGCGTCAAGCAGGTCGTGCTCACGGCGGGAGCGTTCGGCCGCCTCGCGCAGATGCTCGACGCGCAGGCCCAGTACCATCAGCCAGCACAGCATTTCGCCCGTGGCGCCGAACTGCGCCCCGTAGAGGGTCCAGCCGTTGACGGGAAGCAGGCCGCGCAACAAGGTGGTGATGACCAGCATCCCGGCGGCAAACGACAGCCAACCGGCCACCATGAAGGGAGCGGCCCGATCGTCGCGGCGCCAGCGCATCACGACCACCGGCAGGAACAGCGCCACGTGGCAGACCACGCCGATCGAGGCGGCCAGCGCGCCTTGTCGATAGCTGATCAAGCCCAGCAGAAAGGCCGCCAGCAGGGTCAACACGATGGCCGCGGCGATCTGCACGGCCGTGGCCAGGCGTGGCCAGGACTGCCGGACCTCCAGGGCATACAGGCAGAAGTACAGGTTGGCGGCCACCACCGCGAGGGACGAGCCGGCCGAGACTTGCGTTGCCAGCCAGGCGCTGTCGGGCCAGAGGTACTGTGCCCCGACACCGTAGATCGCCAGTGCGAAGGCGCCGTTGGCACAGAGCACACCGGCATAGGCCAGGAAGGCCGGCTGGCGCAGGCTGATCCAGCGCGAGAGGCTGTAGGCCAGCATGAACAGCATCAGCCCGCCCAGGATGCCGAAGAGGATCTGGTCGCGGCTTTCCAACTCGTTGACGCTGGACCAGGGCATGAAGTGCAGCGGCACGATGACAGCGGTCATTGTGCGGATGCGGACCATCACGTCGTAGGACTGGCCGGGCTGCAGGTGCAGGTCGGCGCTCAGTGCCCTGGTCTGCAGGGGGCGCTGCGAAAAGGGCGTGAGCGAGCCGGTGCGGCTTTGGTGCACGACCAGGCCCTGGCGGTCGAACACGACGAAGTCCACTTCGTTGAGCAGCGGGTACTCCAGGCGCGCCACCCAGTTGCCCGGCGCGTGTGCGCCGATCGCCACCGGGATGTGCAGCCAGACGGCCGAGGCACGCTGGCCCAGGTTCTGGTACGGCGTGCGAGGAACCTCGAATTGGCTGAGCGAGCGCCAGGCCGCCCGTGCGTCCTGGCTGTTGCTGGCATCCTCCAGGATGCGGGTGACCGGCCAGGCCGCCGCAGCGCGCGTGTGTGTGTCCAGCCTCAGGACGTCGCTGGACTGTTGCGCGGGCGCCTCGCTGCGCGCCGGTGCCCCGGCCAGCACCGCCAGGCAGGCCAGCACCACCGCCAGCAGGGCCTGGGGCGTGTGCCAGAGGGTCCTGCCGCGCTGCAGGCGCAGTTCGCCGAAAGCCGCCCGCAGCATTCGCAGCTGCTGGGCCAGTCGGTTCGAGAGGGGCGGCCTGGGAGGGGGCATGGGTGGGCGGGTGGCGGTCGGTGGCGGAGGCTGATCACGGCGCGGTGCACCTCCATGCAGCGGTTTCGACCTGCGATGCACCAACTTGAGCGCTCCCTTGGGCGCCGCTTGGGCGGCGGCCGTGCCGATCAGCCTAGCGGCGGTAGTCCGTGGCGCAAGCGGGCGCGGCTGCAGGCATCGTCGCCCCGGCCCAGCGGCGCGAGCAGGCCGAACTCCCGGCAGGGCCCGGGCCGCCACTCGTAGATGCCGCAGCCGGCGCGCTGACCCACCGTGCCGGTGAGCGCCGCGCAGCGCGGCGGGGTGTGGTCGGTGCCGCGCAGGCGCGCCAGCGTGTCGCTGAGTTCGACCGCCAGGCCATCGGGCACACAGCCGCCGCGGCTGGCCAGCTCCTCGCAGGAGAAGTCGACGCGAAAGCTCGCGCAGCAGGCACCGCAGCGCAGGCAGGGGTTGTCGGTGGGAGTGCTCATGTCGGTCGACTTACACCGCGTCGCGCGGGGTGGTGGCGCCGTCGCGCTCGATGCGCCCGTCCACCAGCTCGATGACGCGGTCGCAGCGCGCCGCCAGCCGCGGGTCGTGGGTGACGATCAAAAAGGAGGTGTTCAGCTCCGCATGCATGCGCCGCAGCAGGGCGAACACCTCGTCGGACGCATGCCGGTCCAGGTTGCCGGTGGGCTCGTCGGCCAGCACCAGCGGCGGCGACAGCACCAGCGCACGGGCGATGGCGACGCGCTGCTGCATGCCGCCGGAGAGCTCGCCCGGGCGCTTGTGCATCGCCTCGCCCAGGCCCACCGCATCGAGCAGCGCGCGGGCGCGTTCGAGCTGGCTGCGGCCGATGCGGCCCTCGCGCATCAGCACCGGCAGGGTGACGTTCTCCAGCGCCGAGAAGGCCGGCAGCAGGTGGTGGAACTGGAACACGAAGCCCAGCGTCTGGCGGCGCTGGCGGGTCAGCCCGGCGTCGTCCAGCCCCGCCATCTCTTGCCCCTGGATGCGGTAGCTGCCGCTGGTCAGGCGCTCCAGCAGGCCGA
The Sphaerotilus microaerophilus DNA segment above includes these coding regions:
- a CDS encoding diguanylate cyclase — translated: MLRAAFGELRLQRGRTLWHTPQALLAVVLACLAVLAGAPARSEAPAQQSSDVLRLDTHTRAAAAWPVTRILEDASNSQDARAAWRSLSQFEVPRTPYQNLGQRASAVWLHIPVAIGAHAPGNWVARLEYPLLNEVDFVVFDRQGLVVHQSRTGSLTPFSQRPLQTRALSADLHLQPGQSYDVMVRIRTMTAVIVPLHFMPWSSVNELESRDQILFGILGGLMLFMLAYSLSRWISLRQPAFLAYAGVLCANGAFALAIYGVGAQYLWPDSAWLATQVSAGSSLAVVAANLYFCLYALEVRQSWPRLATAVQIAAAIVLTLLAAFLLGLISYRQGALAASIGVVCHVALFLPVVVMRWRRDDRAAPFMVAGWLSFAAGMLVITTLLRGLLPVNGWTLYGAQFGATGEMLCWLMVLGLRVEHLREAAERSRREHDLLDALAHTDPLTGLANRRGLERVLAAGIGDGPRADGRAPLKALFLLDLDGFKQINDQLGHEAGDAVLTTLAQRLKGATRAGDLVARIGGDEFVVLATGLNTPADAAAVGCKLLAQFEQPLLLAGGQLRRIGGTVGYSLASGPVRDANAWMREADAAMYAGKSAGKLRLVAYAELASHQHADSLHRA
- a CDS encoding ABC transporter ATP-binding protein, whose translation is MSLTSPLIELADVRKRYNLGRPNEAEVLHGVSLRLAAGEFAALIGPSGSGKSTLLNLIGLLERLTSGSYRIQGQEMAGLDDAGLTRQRRQTLGFVFQFHHLLPAFSALENVTLPVLMREGRIGRSQLERARALLDAVGLGEAMHKRPGELSGGMQQRVAIARALVLSPPLVLADEPTGNLDRHASDEVFALLRRMHAELNTSFLIVTHDPRLAARCDRVIELVDGRIERDGATTPRDAV
- a CDS encoding AAA family ATPase, producing the protein MKFTGSDQYVATQDLMLAVNAAITLQRPLLVKGEPGTGKTMLAEEVATALGLPLLQWHIKSTTKAQQGLYEYDAVSRLRDSQLSDADSAEKVRDIRNYIVKGTLWQAFTTDRPVALLIDEIDKADIEFPNDLLRELDRMEFYVYETRELVRAKHRPLVFITSNNEKELPDAFLRRCFFHYIKFPDADTMQRIVDVHFPDLKKELLAAALKNFYDVRNLPGLKKKPSTSELLDWLKLLVAEDIPAEALHSRDEKVSVPPLVGALLKNEQDLTLFEKLVFMQSRNR
- a CDS encoding S9 family peptidase, whose amino-acid sequence is MATRKRSPRAPTGATATATAPPADTDAAPAGGPAASPPARQPITVNDLWQMERVGPPSLSPDGAQAVVAVQRFSMDENLGRTRLWLLSTLGGAPRALTSGDKDTEPAWSPRGDRIAFLSRREQEGSKDEEAQLYLIAPDGGEARRVTSRAGGIEAFKWFPDGRRIAFIAWVWPDERGSEAQARRHQAWKDRKTSGYVTSEPLYRFWDHHLPQDRVPHLHLLNLDDGSVTDLFEGTPCELSRTEPTASGFDISPDGRRIVFAFNPAPEKRIDGRQALYEIELDGARLAGAPRAIVQDEAWDCHSPRYSPAAADGSERVAFIASHQGIKHTMPQQLAVWERESGRWQVESAAWDHDVEAPLHWEDDGQALLFGAEERGARHLWRFDLPDQRAERVHAGGWVGGFDKVAGTVALALDTLDHPPQILALLPGEPPRRIEAFNDALLARLALGRNEVLQVTGARGDAVQVRLVFPPDFDPARRWPVVHTIHGGPHAAFGDNWHWRWNHHLLAAAGQVVACVNYHGSSGFGHAFADSITHRWGELELQDIEAASDWLLAQPWADPQRLYATGGSYGGYMVAWMNGHVPAGRYAAYVCHAGCFDWTAMFADDAYDWYAKELGAWYWDDPARIAAQSPHSRAGHMSTPTLVIHGALDYRVPDAQGLAYYNTLKARRVDARLLWFPDENHWVLKPANSRLWYEEFQAWLSSHVLAPAQTPAVMVGTKRLAATKTTAARSRRKPV
- a CDS encoding type IV pilin protein, whose product is MNRLHRTMPSAALRRVRGFTLVEMMIVIAVIGILTAVALPSYRQHVANSRRADARAAILSLAQVMERWYTERGTYVGATVGASGIYPSASPQGYYTMSITAQDATTFTVRAAPTGAQTGDACGSYTYTQAGTRGVTGGSRTVAQCW
- a CDS encoding YkgJ family cysteine cluster protein encodes the protein MSTPTDNPCLRCGACCASFRVDFSCEELASRGGCVPDGLAVELSDTLARLRGTDHTPPRCAALTGTVGQRAGCGIYEWRPGPCREFGLLAPLGRGDDACSRARLRHGLPPLG
- a CDS encoding GNAT family N-acetyltransferase; the protein is MIDVRPVTLERAPVRLVPLALEHEAGLCAAAADGELWTIRVTSVPEPAQTRAYIEQALKMQAEGSRLPFAVLDSASGEVIGCTSFHDIVPALDRLEIGWTWYARSRQRSAANTTCKLLLMQHAFDTLGAKVVGWRTDHFNFASQRAIERLGAKRDGVIRHHALRRDGTVRDTVMYSVTAGEWPEIRAHLEWQLARPR